The Meriones unguiculatus strain TT.TT164.6M chromosome 1, Bangor_MerUng_6.1, whole genome shotgun sequence genome has a segment encoding these proteins:
- the LOC110550381 gene encoding ephrin-A3 isoform X2, producing MAAAPLLLLLLLVPVPLLPLLAQGPGGALGNRHAVYWNSSNQHSGPGGGAEQYVLYMVDLSGYRACNASQGSKRWECNRQHASHSPIKFSEKFQRYSAFSLGYEFHAGHDYYYISTPTHNLHWKCLRMKVFVCCASTSHSGEKPVPTLPQFTMGPNVKINVLEDFEGENPQVPKLEKSISGTSPKREHLPLAVGIAFFLMTLLAS from the exons ATGGCGGCGGctccgctgctgctgctgctgctgctcgtGCCCGtgccgctgctgccgctgctggcCCAGGGGCCTGGGGGCGCACTGGGAAACCGGCATGCGGTATACTGGAACAGCTCCAACCAGCA CTCAGGGCCCGGCGGGGGGGCGGAGCAGTACGTGCTGTACATGGTGGACCTGAGCGGCTACCGCGCCTGCAACGCCAGCCAGGGCTCCAAGCGCTGGGAGTGCAACCGGCAGCACGCCTCGCACAGCCCCATCAAGTTCTCCGAGAAGTTCCAGCGCTACAGCGCCTTCTCGCTGGGCTATGAATTCCACGCCGGCCACGACTACTACTACATCT CCACGCCCACTCACAACCTGCACTGGAAGTGTCTGAGGATGAAGGTGTTCGTCTGCTGCGCCTCCA CATCGCACTCCGGGGAGAAGCCGGTCCCCACTCTCCCCCAGTTCACCATGGGCCCCAATGTGAAGATCAACGTGCTGG AAGACTTTGAGGGAGAGAACCCCCAGGTGCCCAAGCTTGAGAAGAGCATCAGCGGGACCAGCCCCAAGCGGGAACACCTGCCTCTGGCCGTGGGCATCGCCTTCTTCCTCATGACACTCCTGGCCTCCTAG
- the LOC110550381 gene encoding ephrin-A3 isoform X1: MAAAPLLLLLLLVPVPLLPLLAQGPGGALGNRHAVYWNSSNQHLRREGYTVQVNLNDYLDIYCPHYNSSGPGGGAEQYVLYMVDLSGYRACNASQGSKRWECNRQHASHSPIKFSEKFQRYSAFSLGYEFHAGHDYYYISTPTHNLHWKCLRMKVFVCCASTSHSGEKPVPTLPQFTMGPNVKINVLEDFEGENPQVPKLEKSISGTSPKREHLPLAVGIAFFLMTLLAS; encoded by the exons ATGGCGGCGGctccgctgctgctgctgctgctgctcgtGCCCGtgccgctgctgccgctgctggcCCAGGGGCCTGGGGGCGCACTGGGAAACCGGCATGCGGTATACTGGAACAGCTCCAACCAGCA CCTGCGGCGAGAGGGCTACACGGTGCAGGTGAACCTGAACGACTATCTGGATATTTACTGTCCGCACTACAACAGCTCAGGGCCCGGCGGGGGGGCGGAGCAGTACGTGCTGTACATGGTGGACCTGAGCGGCTACCGCGCCTGCAACGCCAGCCAGGGCTCCAAGCGCTGGGAGTGCAACCGGCAGCACGCCTCGCACAGCCCCATCAAGTTCTCCGAGAAGTTCCAGCGCTACAGCGCCTTCTCGCTGGGCTATGAATTCCACGCCGGCCACGACTACTACTACATCT CCACGCCCACTCACAACCTGCACTGGAAGTGTCTGAGGATGAAGGTGTTCGTCTGCTGCGCCTCCA CATCGCACTCCGGGGAGAAGCCGGTCCCCACTCTCCCCCAGTTCACCATGGGCCCCAATGTGAAGATCAACGTGCTGG AAGACTTTGAGGGAGAGAACCCCCAGGTGCCCAAGCTTGAGAAGAGCATCAGCGGGACCAGCCCCAAGCGGGAACACCTGCCTCTGGCCGTGGGCATCGCCTTCTTCCTCATGACACTCCTGGCCTCCTAG
- the LOC110550381 gene encoding ephrin-A3 isoform X3 codes for MAAAPLLLLLLLVPVPLLPLLAQGPGGALGNRHAVYWNSSNQHLRREGYTVQVNLNDYLDIYCPHYNSSGPGGGAEQYVLYMVDLSGYRACNASQGSKRWECNRQHASHSPIKFSEKFQRYSAFSLGYEFHAGHDYYYISTPTHNLHWKCLRMKVFVCCASKDFEGENPQVPKLEKSISGTSPKREHLPLAVGIAFFLMTLLAS; via the exons ATGGCGGCGGctccgctgctgctgctgctgctgctcgtGCCCGtgccgctgctgccgctgctggcCCAGGGGCCTGGGGGCGCACTGGGAAACCGGCATGCGGTATACTGGAACAGCTCCAACCAGCA CCTGCGGCGAGAGGGCTACACGGTGCAGGTGAACCTGAACGACTATCTGGATATTTACTGTCCGCACTACAACAGCTCAGGGCCCGGCGGGGGGGCGGAGCAGTACGTGCTGTACATGGTGGACCTGAGCGGCTACCGCGCCTGCAACGCCAGCCAGGGCTCCAAGCGCTGGGAGTGCAACCGGCAGCACGCCTCGCACAGCCCCATCAAGTTCTCCGAGAAGTTCCAGCGCTACAGCGCCTTCTCGCTGGGCTATGAATTCCACGCCGGCCACGACTACTACTACATCT CCACGCCCACTCACAACCTGCACTGGAAGTGTCTGAGGATGAAGGTGTTCGTCTGCTGCGCCTCCA AAGACTTTGAGGGAGAGAACCCCCAGGTGCCCAAGCTTGAGAAGAGCATCAGCGGGACCAGCCCCAAGCGGGAACACCTGCCTCTGGCCGTGGGCATCGCCTTCTTCCTCATGACACTCCTGGCCTCCTAG